One window from the genome of Alkalihalobacillus sp. LMS6 encodes:
- a CDS encoding bifunctional UDP-sugar hydrolase/5'-nucleotidase has product MKLFAVPLITILLLTAVPFQANASQLETVRILHTNDIHGRIVPGEGMGFSKLKTLIDQYCQEDCLLLDAGDMFHGTPFVQASKGAAVVSLMNDLHYDAFVPGNHDFNYGLKRLLTLQKQAHFTFLNGNIFYQSTNQHVFTPYMIKTVANKRVGVFGLTTTEAFTKTNPIYVNKLEISDPYAQAREMIKQLKDEQVDIIVALVHLGVEGSPETSQELAKNVEGIDIIVDGHSHTTLEKGLIADHGTLISSTGAHLHALGLVTLTFPTHESSKKNASLLKDRPTLQAHSGIQEKLQTLLSDINDAGKKMVAFTHVHLDGERKNVRTDETNFTQFISDAMREQTEADAALINGGAIRASIEKGQITQGDLQSALPFDGQVVTANVTGKQLKQMIEFGVDAYPAESGKFPHISGMSATFHWHGTTRRLSSLLINNKAVDDSTYYTLATTDFIINGGDGYPKIQAAVRHKHVRDLVVDHFQNHQPYAQKKSRLLGLET; this is encoded by the coding sequence ATGAAGCTTTTTGCTGTTCCATTAATCACTATATTATTATTGACCGCTGTTCCATTTCAAGCGAATGCAAGTCAATTGGAGACAGTTCGTATTTTACATACAAATGACATTCATGGAAGAATCGTTCCTGGCGAAGGGATGGGTTTTTCAAAATTAAAAACACTTATTGATCAGTACTGTCAAGAAGACTGTTTATTGCTCGATGCAGGAGATATGTTTCATGGAACGCCTTTTGTACAAGCGTCAAAAGGGGCAGCGGTTGTATCTTTAATGAATGATTTACATTACGATGCTTTTGTACCGGGAAATCATGATTTTAATTATGGCTTGAAACGGTTACTAACTTTACAAAAGCAAGCGCACTTTACGTTTCTAAATGGAAATATTTTTTATCAATCAACGAATCAGCACGTATTTACGCCTTATATGATTAAAACAGTAGCAAACAAAAGAGTGGGTGTGTTTGGCTTAACAACGACGGAGGCTTTTACGAAAACAAACCCCATTTATGTAAATAAGTTGGAAATTAGCGATCCTTACGCGCAGGCGAGAGAGATGATAAAGCAATTAAAAGACGAGCAAGTTGATATCATTGTTGCTCTCGTTCATTTAGGCGTTGAAGGAAGCCCTGAGACAAGTCAGGAACTTGCGAAAAATGTTGAAGGTATTGACATTATTGTCGATGGACATAGCCACACGACGCTAGAGAAAGGGCTCATTGCTGATCACGGGACATTAATTTCTAGTACAGGAGCACATTTACATGCTTTAGGACTCGTCACCTTGACGTTTCCAACACATGAATCATCTAAGAAAAACGCCTCTCTGTTAAAAGATAGACCGACTCTTCAAGCGCATAGTGGAATTCAAGAAAAACTACAGACGTTACTGTCAGACATAAATGATGCTGGGAAGAAAATGGTTGCGTTCACACACGTTCATTTAGATGGTGAACGAAAAAACGTTCGTACAGATGAAACCAATTTTACACAATTTATTAGTGATGCAATGCGCGAACAAACAGAAGCGGATGCTGCACTCATTAACGGAGGAGCAATTCGTGCTTCAATCGAAAAAGGACAGATTACGCAAGGAGATTTACAGTCTGCTCTCCCGTTTGATGGACAGGTTGTAACAGCTAACGTAACGGGTAAACAGCTAAAACAGATGATTGAATTTGGTGTCGATGCGTATCCGGCTGAGAGTGGAAAATTTCCACATATTAGTGGGATGTCGGCCACATTTCACTGGCATGGAACAACACGGAGATTGTCATCATTACTCATAAATAATAAAGCAGTGGACGATTCTACCTACTATACGTTAGCGACGACTGACTTTATTATAAATGGGGGAGATGGTTATCCAAAGATACAGGCGGCAGTACGGCATAAGCATGTAAGAGACTTAGTCGTTGATCATTTCCAAAATCATCAACCTTATGCACAGAAAAAAAGTCGTTTACTCGGTCTAGAAACATAA
- a CDS encoding alpha/beta hydrolase translates to MKKKTKITLWSVGGVVVLIGGALVAASYYLFDMAVARDTNNFDIYAGEEEEEEAEDEVENIAELMERGEEWLSTQDAEVLEQITDDGLTLYGRYIANEEQTGKLALLLHGYRGESDQMGLAGAMYYEEGYDLFLPDARAHGESEGQYIGFGWPERIDQLNWLNKIIEEKGADQIVIHGESMGAATALMIAGEDDLPQQVKAVIADSPYTSVDEELSHQMEQLFNIPSFPLLQMGSAITNIAAGYTFGEASALKQVESGTPPLFFIHGLDDDLVPTHMSDDLYERAETDEKEIWIVEGADHVGAKFEEPEDYEERVWSFINKHVE, encoded by the coding sequence ATGAAAAAAAAGACAAAGATTACTTTATGGAGTGTTGGAGGAGTGGTGGTTCTTATTGGTGGCGCTCTCGTGGCAGCAAGCTATTATTTATTTGATATGGCTGTCGCAAGAGACACGAATAACTTTGACATTTACGCAGGTGAAGAAGAAGAGGAAGAAGCGGAAGATGAAGTTGAAAATATCGCTGAGTTAATGGAACGTGGGGAAGAGTGGCTTTCCACTCAAGATGCTGAAGTGCTGGAACAAATAACAGATGACGGATTAACGTTATACGGACGATATATTGCGAATGAAGAACAAACCGGGAAATTAGCTTTACTTTTACATGGTTATCGAGGCGAAAGTGATCAAATGGGGTTAGCTGGAGCGATGTACTATGAAGAGGGCTACGATTTATTTTTGCCAGATGCACGTGCCCATGGTGAAAGCGAGGGACAGTATATCGGTTTTGGGTGGCCAGAACGAATCGATCAATTAAACTGGCTTAATAAAATTATTGAAGAAAAAGGTGCAGATCAGATCGTTATTCATGGTGAATCAATGGGAGCAGCAACAGCACTCATGATAGCTGGGGAAGATGATTTGCCACAACAGGTCAAGGCTGTGATTGCGGATAGTCCCTATACGTCTGTGGATGAAGAACTGTCGCATCAAATGGAACAATTATTTAATATTCCGAGCTTTCCTTTACTCCAGATGGGGAGCGCGATAACGAATATTGCGGCCGGCTACACATTTGGAGAAGCATCTGCTTTGAAGCAAGTAGAGAGTGGGACACCACCGTTATTTTTTATTCATGGGCTAGATGACGATCTTGTTCCGACTCACATGTCAGATGATTTGTATGAACGAGCGGAAACTGATGAAAAAGAAATCTGGATTGTAGAAGGTGCCGACCATGTTGGGGCGAAATTCGAAGAACCGGAAGACTATGAGGAAAGAGTTTGGTCGTTCATTAATAAGCATGTTGAATAA
- the htpG gene encoding molecular chaperone HtpG: MEKKQFQAESKRLLEMMVNSIYSQKEIFLRELISNASDAIDKMYYRSLTDESLAFEQDKYAIYIEADKDARTLTLHDTGIGMTKEELEANLGTIAKSGSLAFKKENEIKDGHDIIGQFGVGFYAAFMVADQVAVVSRSVDSEQAYLWQSDGTDGYTIEPSEKEEVGTSITLYLKENGEEESFDEYLEEYRLKQIIKKYSDFIRYPIKMTVTVSKPQEDNEEEYTEFEEEQTINSMIPIWRKNKSELTDEDYVQFYQDKRYGFDKPLEHIHVAVDGAVRYNAILFIPENTPFDYYSKEFEKGLELYANGVLIMEKSAELVPDYFSFVKGMVDSEDLSLNISREMLQHDRQLQLIAKNIKSKIKSQLKTMLKKDPEKYDTFYKAFGRQLKFGVYNDFGANKEDLQDLLMFYSSTEKKLVSLTDYVSRMKEDQTQIYYATGDSVERIAKLPQTEMVADKGYEILYFTEDVDEFAIKMLREYDGKEFVSVSSADLKMDEDEKEQEETSQEDADMFSKMKDILAGKVKDVRTSKRLKTHPVFLAADGEITIEMEKVLQAMPDNQHVKAEKVLELNGNHDVFASLKQAYGQDEEKFALYTNLLYSQALLIEGLPLEDPVEFTKDMCKVMV; the protein is encoded by the coding sequence ATGGAAAAGAAACAATTTCAAGCAGAATCGAAACGTTTGCTCGAGATGATGGTCAATTCAATTTACTCTCAAAAAGAAATTTTCTTACGCGAACTGATTTCCAATGCAAGTGATGCCATTGATAAAATGTACTATCGCTCGCTTACTGATGAAAGTCTAGCATTTGAGCAGGACAAGTATGCGATTTATATTGAAGCGGATAAAGATGCGAGAACGTTAACGCTCCATGATACAGGTATTGGCATGACGAAAGAAGAGCTTGAAGCGAATTTAGGCACGATCGCTAAAAGTGGATCACTCGCATTTAAAAAAGAAAACGAAATTAAAGATGGCCATGATATCATCGGTCAGTTCGGCGTCGGTTTCTATGCGGCATTTATGGTAGCCGATCAAGTCGCTGTCGTGAGTCGTTCCGTTGATAGTGAGCAAGCATACTTGTGGCAATCAGACGGGACAGACGGCTATACCATTGAACCGTCCGAAAAAGAAGAGGTTGGAACTTCCATTACGCTTTACTTAAAAGAAAATGGAGAAGAAGAATCATTTGATGAGTATTTAGAAGAATATCGCTTGAAGCAAATCATTAAAAAATACTCTGATTTTATTCGCTATCCAATTAAAATGACTGTGACTGTAAGCAAGCCGCAGGAAGACAATGAAGAAGAGTACACAGAGTTTGAAGAAGAACAAACGATTAACAGCATGATTCCTATTTGGCGTAAAAATAAAAGCGAACTAACTGATGAAGATTATGTTCAGTTTTATCAAGACAAGCGCTATGGGTTTGACAAGCCGCTTGAGCATATTCATGTGGCTGTGGACGGCGCAGTTCGCTACAATGCGATTCTATTTATTCCTGAAAACACACCGTTTGATTACTATTCAAAGGAATTTGAAAAAGGGCTAGAACTTTATGCGAACGGCGTCTTAATTATGGAGAAGAGCGCAGAGCTCGTACCAGATTATTTTAGCTTCGTTAAAGGGATGGTCGATTCGGAGGACTTATCACTTAACATTTCTCGTGAGATGCTCCAGCATGATCGTCAGCTTCAACTAATCGCAAAAAACATTAAGTCTAAAATTAAGAGTCAGTTAAAAACTATGTTGAAAAAAGACCCTGAGAAGTATGATACTTTTTACAAAGCATTTGGTCGTCAATTAAAATTTGGTGTTTATAATGACTTTGGTGCAAATAAAGAGGACTTGCAAGACTTACTCATGTTCTATTCATCAACTGAGAAGAAGCTCGTCTCCCTAACTGATTATGTGTCGCGTATGAAAGAAGACCAGACTCAGATTTACTATGCGACAGGAGACTCGGTTGAGCGAATTGCAAAATTACCACAAACGGAAATGGTAGCAGATAAAGGATACGAAATTCTTTACTTTACGGAAGATGTTGATGAATTCGCGATCAAAATGTTACGTGAATACGACGGGAAAGAGTTCGTTTCCGTTTCAAGCGCTGACTTAAAAATGGATGAAGATGAGAAAGAGCAAGAGGAAACAAGTCAAGAAGACGCAGATATGTTTAGTAAGATGAAAGACATTCTGGCAGGAAAAGTAAAAGACGTTCGTACTTCTAAGCGTTTAAAAACGCACCCGGTCTTTTTGGCTGCAGATGGTGAAATTACGATCGAGATGGAAAAGGTACTTCAAGCGATGCCGGACAATCAGCACGTGAAAGCAGAAAAAGTGTTGGAGTTAAACGGCAACCATGACGTCTTTGCTTCTCTGAAGCAGGCATATGGTCAAGATGAAGAGAAATTTGCGCTTTACACGAACCTTTTATATAGTCAAGCGTTACTGATTGAAGGTCTTCCATTAGAAGATCCTGTTGAGTTTACAAAAGATATGTGTAAAGTAATGGTATAA
- a CDS encoding cytochrome P450 has protein sequence MSISLNNKAFHQSPYETYKEIRNHDEFAKVKLVSGLADSWVAFSYEAAEAVLKDNRFVKDPRNVFPDLHESELLPISHSMLFADPPDHKRLRGLVQRAFTPKMIHRLQTRIEKIAQEQVEQIKGKGRVDLIAHYAFPIPIIVICELLGVPAEDRLDFQRWSNTMVELNEDPAFSQQVQEQMIEFQQYIEQLLVEKRRQPEEDLLSELIRAEEDGERLSIKELYGAIMLMIVAGHETTVNLIANGMLALFTNPEQMTKLKGDFTLIDGAIEEILRYNGPVEFSTDRYASESFTFMGKQLQKGDHVLVSLASADHDSAVFTEPESFDITRKKSPHLAFGKGIHYCLGAPLARLEGKIAIQTLLQAFPNMSLDASLSDLEWRQSFVIRGLKELPVKVL, from the coding sequence ATGTCTATTTCACTAAATAACAAAGCGTTTCATCAATCTCCTTATGAAACGTATAAAGAAATTCGAAACCATGACGAATTTGCCAAAGTAAAGCTGGTAAGCGGGTTAGCAGATTCATGGGTCGCTTTTTCCTATGAAGCGGCAGAAGCTGTATTAAAAGACAATCGGTTTGTGAAAGACCCAAGAAATGTTTTTCCAGATTTACATGAGTCAGAGCTGTTACCTATTTCGCACAGTATGCTGTTTGCTGATCCTCCTGATCATAAACGATTACGCGGGCTTGTGCAGCGGGCATTCACTCCTAAAATGATTCACCGTTTACAAACTCGCATTGAGAAAATTGCACAGGAGCAAGTGGAACAAATCAAGGGAAAAGGTCGAGTGGATTTAATTGCTCATTATGCGTTTCCGATCCCAATCATAGTCATTTGTGAATTGCTCGGTGTGCCGGCAGAAGATCGGCTAGATTTCCAGCGTTGGTCGAATACAATGGTTGAGTTAAATGAAGACCCAGCGTTTTCACAGCAAGTTCAAGAGCAAATGATTGAGTTCCAGCAGTATATCGAGCAATTATTAGTTGAGAAACGAAGACAGCCTGAAGAGGATCTGCTGTCTGAACTCATTCGTGCTGAAGAAGATGGGGAGCGTCTTTCTATTAAAGAGTTGTATGGAGCAATCATGCTAATGATTGTTGCTGGTCATGAAACGACGGTTAATTTAATCGCCAACGGTATGCTCGCATTGTTTACAAATCCTGAGCAGATGACAAAGTTAAAAGGAGATTTCACTTTAATTGACGGTGCGATCGAAGAAATTTTGCGTTATAACGGTCCAGTGGAATTTAGTACAGATCGTTATGCAAGCGAATCGTTCACGTTTATGGGAAAACAACTGCAAAAAGGAGATCATGTCCTCGTTTCCCTTGCTTCAGCAGATCATGATTCAGCGGTATTTACAGAACCTGAATCATTTGACATCACACGTAAAAAAAGTCCACATCTTGCTTTCGGAAAAGGCATTCACTATTGTCTAGGTGCGCCTCTCGCACGTTTAGAAGGGAAAATTGCGATCCAGACATTGCTGCAAGCTTTTCCAAACATGTCGCTAGATGCCTCTTTATCGGATTTGGAATGGCGACAAAGCTTTGTTATTCGGGGATTAAAGGAACTTCCGGTTAAGGTTTTATAA
- a CDS encoding cysteine hydrolase family protein — protein MHKEALIIVDMSNDFIADEGPLTVGTAGQMIVPYIRDLADAFLKEENFVVVAMDAHMPNDSHFDLWPPHNVIGTKGQQLYGELYDWYQANKQNKKVIDCPKTNYNAFFQTHLSETLRNANVRTVHVVGVATDICVFSTVSGADAEGFHTVTYKQGTATFTDLGEMMMDHMKRCFHTDVIE, from the coding sequence ATGCACAAAGAGGCTTTAATTATTGTCGATATGAGCAATGATTTTATCGCTGATGAAGGACCATTAACAGTGGGGACAGCAGGACAAATGATTGTCCCTTATATTAGGGATTTAGCAGACGCCTTTTTAAAAGAAGAGAACTTTGTCGTTGTAGCGATGGATGCGCACATGCCTAATGATTCACATTTTGACTTGTGGCCACCGCACAATGTGATTGGAACGAAAGGACAACAATTGTACGGTGAGCTTTACGACTGGTATCAAGCAAATAAACAGAATAAAAAAGTCATAGATTGCCCGAAAACAAATTATAACGCCTTCTTTCAGACACATTTAAGTGAAACCTTAAGAAATGCTAATGTTCGTACCGTCCATGTTGTTGGAGTCGCTACTGACATCTGCGTATTTTCAACCGTTTCCGGTGCTGATGCTGAAGGGTTTCATACCGTTACCTATAAACAAGGAACCGCTACTTTTACAGACCTTGGGGAAATGATGATGGATCATATGAAACGTTGTTTTCATACCGACGTCATTGAATGA
- a CDS encoding short-chain fatty acid transporter gives MFGAIIRFFDRIVQRYLPDAFIFAILLTIIVFILGVGLTSSTPMDMVQYWGGGFWDLLAFTMQMTLIVVTGYILASTKVMATLMKRLALLANTPGQAVVLVTLVASIACLINYGFGLVIGALFAKHVVKRVPTVDYRILIAAAYSGFLVWHGGLSASIPLTIASSDHFLIDSLGVIPVTQTLLTPYNLFIVSTLIATLPVLNYLSLKSIKQKTYIDPLFLETEPQDELAVTKDATLTPAERLENSSLLSLLIGGAGLLFVVTHFINNGLDLTINIVNFTMLFLGILFHRTPRRLLNSVTEGVKNAGGIIIQFPFYAGIMGMMVASGLSDQIALWFVQISTEQTLPFLTFISAGIINFFVPSGGGQWAVQGPIMIPAAIELGADTARVAMAVAWGDAWTNMIQPFWALPVLAIAGLKVRDIMGFCLVLLIWSFIPISIGLLFL, from the coding sequence GTGTTTGGAGCGATCATTCGTTTTTTTGACCGGATTGTCCAACGTTATTTACCCGATGCATTTATTTTTGCTATTTTATTAACGATTATTGTGTTCATACTAGGGGTTGGCTTGACTAGTAGCACTCCTATGGATATGGTTCAATATTGGGGAGGCGGATTTTGGGATTTACTTGCTTTCACAATGCAGATGACTTTAATTGTCGTAACAGGATATATCCTCGCTAGTACAAAGGTAATGGCAACACTAATGAAGCGACTCGCTTTACTAGCGAACACCCCTGGTCAAGCTGTCGTTCTCGTTACTCTCGTTGCTTCAATTGCCTGTCTTATTAATTACGGTTTCGGTCTTGTCATTGGCGCCCTTTTTGCTAAACATGTAGTCAAGCGTGTGCCGACTGTTGACTATCGCATTCTAATTGCAGCTGCATATAGTGGATTTCTTGTGTGGCACGGGGGTTTATCGGCATCGATTCCACTAACCATTGCCAGTTCCGACCATTTTTTAATTGATTCCTTAGGGGTTATTCCTGTTACACAAACCCTCTTAACCCCCTATAATCTGTTTATCGTAAGTACACTTATTGCTACTTTACCAGTTCTCAACTATCTTTCGCTGAAATCAATTAAACAAAAGACGTACATAGACCCCCTCTTTCTAGAAACTGAACCACAAGACGAACTTGCAGTTACGAAAGATGCTACTTTAACACCTGCAGAACGGTTGGAAAATAGTTCACTGCTTTCATTGCTTATTGGCGGTGCTGGACTACTATTTGTTGTAACTCACTTTATCAATAATGGGCTCGATTTAACGATCAATATCGTCAATTTCACGATGCTCTTCCTCGGTATTTTGTTTCACCGAACGCCTAGACGCTTGCTTAATTCTGTAACAGAAGGCGTAAAAAATGCAGGTGGCATTATTATTCAGTTTCCTTTTTATGCTGGAATAATGGGCATGATGGTTGCTTCTGGCCTATCTGATCAAATTGCCCTATGGTTTGTGCAAATTTCAACTGAACAAACCTTGCCTTTTTTAACGTTCATCAGTGCCGGTATTATTAATTTCTTCGTTCCATCTGGCGGAGGACAATGGGCGGTACAAGGACCGATTATGATCCCTGCTGCTATTGAGCTTGGCGCCGATACAGCCCGTGTGGCTATGGCTGTGGCATGGGGAGATGCGTGGACAAATATGATTCAACCGTTTTGGGCATTACCTGTATTAGCGATTGCAGGATTAAAAGTTCGAGATATCATGGGTTTTTGCTTGGTCTTATTAATTTGGTCGTTTATTCCCATCTCGATTGGGTTATTGTTTCTTTAA
- a CDS encoding iron-containing alcohol dehydrogenase: MSMHMKVESMLGYHTFEVPTAIKHGIGAIKYLGEEMKAYGSKKVLLVTDPGIYKAGVTKPVEESLKESGVEVVLFNEVEPNPPTKLIARGSAFYLENDCDGLVAVGGGSSMDTAKAIGVEVSHEGSVLDYEAADGKKPLENRIPTLATIPTTAGTGSEVTQWAVITDEKREYKFNTGGPLIAAHLTIIDPELHTSMPPHVTAMTGIDAIAHAVECYTMKYAQPVTDAVALLAIEYAATYIRRAFSDGDDLEARYGMSQAAMLAGLSYGSESAGAAHAMSQSLGGIVPVAHGQCVAAMMGPVMEFNWKGAPGRFARIAQAFGINTANMTTEEAAKAAVQYMYDLVEELEVPTLEAQGVDPNKVDRWAEEALKDPQTIGNPRDLTKKDYVWIYDRCFNKVPSTVR; this comes from the coding sequence ATGAGTATGCACATGAAAGTAGAATCAATGTTAGGCTATCACACATTTGAGGTACCAACTGCAATTAAACACGGGATTGGTGCAATTAAATACCTTGGAGAAGAAATGAAAGCGTACGGTTCAAAGAAAGTTCTTCTCGTGACAGACCCAGGAATCTATAAAGCTGGCGTTACAAAACCTGTTGAAGAGAGTTTAAAAGAATCAGGTGTGGAAGTTGTCCTCTTTAATGAAGTAGAACCAAACCCGCCGACAAAACTAATTGCTCGTGGTTCTGCCTTTTATCTAGAAAATGATTGTGATGGGCTTGTCGCTGTTGGGGGAGGATCTTCCATGGATACGGCAAAAGCCATCGGGGTTGAAGTATCTCACGAAGGTTCTGTTCTTGATTATGAAGCAGCTGATGGTAAAAAACCATTAGAGAACCGTATTCCTACTCTAGCTACCATTCCAACAACTGCAGGAACTGGTTCTGAAGTGACTCAGTGGGCCGTGATTACAGATGAAAAGAGAGAATACAAGTTTAATACTGGCGGGCCGTTAATTGCAGCTCACTTAACGATTATTGATCCAGAATTGCATACGTCCATGCCTCCACACGTAACAGCAATGACAGGTATTGATGCGATTGCTCACGCTGTAGAGTGTTATACAATGAAGTATGCACAACCTGTAACAGATGCGGTTGCTCTTCTTGCAATCGAGTATGCTGCTACGTACATTCGTCGCGCGTTTTCCGATGGCGATGACTTAGAAGCGCGTTACGGCATGTCTCAAGCTGCGATGCTAGCTGGATTATCTTACGGAAGCGAGTCTGCTGGTGCTGCCCACGCTATGAGTCAGTCATTAGGCGGCATTGTTCCAGTCGCACACGGTCAATGTGTTGCAGCGATGATGGGACCTGTTATGGAATTTAACTGGAAAGGCGCGCCAGGACGTTTTGCTCGTATTGCCCAAGCATTCGGCATTAACACAGCGAACATGACAACCGAGGAAGCCGCAAAAGCAGCGGTTCAGTACATGTATGATCTTGTAGAAGAACTAGAAGTCCCAACACTTGAAGCTCAAGGTGTAGATCCAAACAAAGTTGATCGCTGGGCTGAAGAGGCATTAAAAGATCCACAAACGATCGGAAACCCTCGTGATTTAACGAAAAAAGATTATGTTTGGATTTATGATCGTTGCTTCAACAAAGTACCTAGCACAGTACGCTAG